From a region of the Helianthus annuus cultivar XRQ/B chromosome 5, HanXRQr2.0-SUNRISE, whole genome shotgun sequence genome:
- the LOC110940443 gene encoding uncharacterized protein LOC110940443, which yields MARFLSQTLIRSTSFSSNSLKLAIHQPNRFSSRSGESQLIEVEVESDGDVEVLGLRKLEDVIHNIIVRQSAPDWLPFVPGSSYWVPPRRHRPQSDALLQVFKGLTIPLTEDESMSLSSSRGWPSSAYFIQGTSPVHPVEVKVDKNEDEEG from the exons ATGGCTCGTTTCCTGTCACAAACCCTAATTCGATCAACATCATTTTCATCAAATTCATTAAAACTAGCGATACATCAGCCGAATCGATTCTCGAGCCGATCAGGAGAATCGCAACTGATCGAAGTGGAGGTTGAATCGGACGGAGATGTGGAGGTTTTAGGGTTACGAAAGCTCGAAGATGTTATTCACAACATAATCGTCAGGCAATCTGCTCCTGATTGGCTTCCGTTTGTTCCAGGTTCTTCGTATTGGGTCCCTCCTCGTCGTCACCGACCTCAATCTGACGCTTTGTTACAAGTTTTCAAGGGTTTGACCATTCCGTTGACCGAAGATGAATCTATGTCGCTTAGTTCATCTCGTGGTTGGCCTTCGTCTGCTTATTTTATTCAAG GTACATCTCCAGTGCATCCAGTGGAGGTGAAAGTTGATAAAAACGAGGATGAAGAAGGATGA